One Candidatus Culexarchaeum yellowstonense genomic region harbors:
- a CDS encoding CBS domain-containing protein, with the protein MVGALPRVEDLTVDMVMSRKPVTAYASSTIADVAKIMRDRDVGSVVILDDEGRPIGIVTERDLVVKVLASGLSTDTRVSEVMSKPLITIKPSTRIVDAARIMVKRNVRRLIVVEGDSMVGIVTEKDILKVAPEMIDILIEAMKVNVSEGYNYTGSSMSGYCDRCGEWSEELVEVDGEYLCPECREIKGG; encoded by the coding sequence ATGGTTGGAGCATTGCCTAGGGTTGAGGATTTAACTGTTGATATGGTTATGTCTAGGAAGCCTGTAACTGCATATGCTTCCTCGACAATTGCTGATGTGGCTAAGATAATGAGGGATCGTGATGTGGGTAGCGTGGTTATATTGGATGATGAAGGTAGACCTATTGGAATAGTGACTGAGAGGGATCTTGTGGTTAAGGTTTTAGCTTCAGGGCTTAGCACTGATACACGTGTATCTGAAGTTATGTCTAAACCTCTAATAACAATTAAGCCTTCAACTAGGATTGTTGATGCAGCTAGGATTATGGTTAAGAGGAATGTTAGGAGGTTGATAGTGGTTGAAGGGGATTCCATGGTTGGAATAGTAACTGAGAAGGATATACTCAAGGTGGCTCCTGAAATGATCGATATACTCATTGAAGCCATGAAGGTTAATGTTTCTGAGGGATATAATTATACTGGAAGCTCCATGTCTGGGTATTGTGATCGATGTGGAGAGTGGTCTGAGGAGCTTGTTGAAGTTGATGGGGAGTATTTGTGTCCAGAATGCCGTGAAATTAAGGGGGGTTAG
- a CDS encoding NFACT family protein gives MVIHCKKSLNALDLLAIVRELKSLHQAYISNVYHISDDIFQFKFGGFKCNVIFELGRRVNVSGFDFEKPKVPSNFCSFLRSRIVRAKILEVSQVDFDRIVSFKLSNGLILVFEFMDGGNILLLDSEGRIVGVYRERESAGRRLFNGEIYSPPKVRGFNPMDCMVDEAYNMIMGVEGSLVVALTRVLNLPGEVAEELCMRCGLDKNLKASIIDRSSFENIINVFRDMVSSIIDGSINPQIILDGNRIVSVVPLDFQIYSGFEAEYFKNFNEAVDEYFHRLMAIEFEDLKAKVRGEVEGRFKASIEKQRETMKNFEEEAAKLRRFGNLIMGNLNFIDEVLSLVRDSALKYGWSGVLDGIRILKPEIYERICGFNAKDRILMFRVDGEIVPLNVLESAASNASRLFNEAKVLESKASRAREAIKSLEDKMALEVEEEVSRRVAKPIKVTATVKRRWYENFYWFKSSDGLIVVGGRDASQNEALVRKWLRDDGIYVHADVHGGPSVIILSESSSIPESTIYEAAQFAVSFSNAWMGMMESASAFWVYGKQVSKSAPSGEYLSRGAFMIYGRKNYIHNIPLRVSIGLMPSDDGCMLVSGPPSAISKWCFKSITLAPGTEPIEKLWVRVKKILSSELDENLMGVVGSLSMDDFRRILPRGGFRLIPPQN, from the coding sequence ATGGTTATCCATTGTAAGAAGTCTTTGAATGCCTTGGATTTATTGGCTATTGTTAGGGAGCTTAAATCACTCCACCAAGCATATATAAGTAATGTTTACCATATTTCAGATGATATATTCCAATTCAAGTTTGGTGGGTTTAAATGTAATGTTATTTTTGAGTTGGGTAGGAGGGTTAATGTTAGTGGGTTTGATTTTGAGAAGCCTAAGGTGCCATCAAACTTCTGTAGTTTCCTTAGGTCTAGGATTGTTAGGGCTAAGATTTTAGAGGTTTCACAGGTCGATTTTGATAGGATTGTAAGTTTTAAGTTGAGTAATGGTTTGATTTTGGTTTTCGAGTTTATGGATGGTGGGAATATCCTCCTCTTGGATTCTGAGGGTAGGATTGTTGGTGTTTATCGTGAGAGGGAGTCTGCTGGTAGGAGGCTATTTAACGGTGAAATTTATAGTCCACCAAAGGTTAGGGGTTTTAACCCCATGGATTGCATGGTTGATGAAGCTTATAATATGATTATGGGGGTTGAGGGGAGTTTGGTTGTAGCATTAACTAGGGTTTTAAATCTTCCTGGTGAAGTTGCTGAAGAGCTTTGTATGAGGTGTGGTTTAGATAAGAATTTGAAGGCTTCAATTATCGATCGATCTAGCTTCGAAAACATCATAAATGTGTTTAGGGATATGGTATCATCTATAATTGATGGCTCTATAAATCCACAGATAATTCTTGATGGCAATAGAATAGTGTCCGTTGTACCATTGGATTTCCAAATATACTCAGGTTTTGAAGCCGAATACTTTAAGAATTTCAATGAAGCTGTCGATGAATATTTTCATAGGTTGATGGCAATTGAATTTGAGGATTTGAAAGCTAAAGTTAGGGGGGAGGTGGAAGGTAGATTTAAAGCTAGTATAGAAAAGCAGAGGGAGACTATGAAGAATTTTGAGGAGGAGGCTGCTAAACTTAGAAGGTTCGGTAATCTGATAATGGGTAACTTGAATTTCATAGATGAAGTTTTAAGTTTAGTTAGGGATTCAGCTTTAAAGTATGGTTGGAGTGGGGTTTTGGATGGCATTAGAATCTTGAAGCCTGAAATTTATGAGCGTATATGTGGGTTTAATGCTAAGGATAGGATTCTAATGTTTAGGGTTGATGGTGAAATTGTGCCATTGAATGTTTTGGAGTCAGCTGCATCCAATGCATCTAGACTGTTTAATGAAGCTAAGGTTTTGGAGAGTAAGGCTTCTAGAGCTAGGGAGGCAATTAAATCCCTTGAGGATAAGATGGCTTTGGAGGTTGAGGAGGAGGTTTCTAGGAGGGTTGCAAAGCCAATTAAAGTTACGGCGACTGTTAAGAGGAGGTGGTATGAGAATTTCTACTGGTTTAAATCTTCAGATGGATTGATAGTTGTTGGTGGTAGGGATGCATCTCAGAATGAGGCTTTGGTTAGGAAGTGGCTTAGGGATGATGGTATATATGTCCATGCTGATGTTCATGGAGGCCCATCAGTAATAATCTTATCTGAATCCAGTAGCATCCCTGAATCCACAATTTATGAGGCAGCTCAATTCGCTGTTTCCTTCTCCAATGCTTGGATGGGTATGATGGAATCTGCATCTGCCTTCTGGGTTTATGGTAAGCAAGTTTCCAAGTCAGCTCCATCTGGGGAGTATCTTTCCCGTGGTGCATTCATGATTTATGGTAGGAAGAATTATATCCATAACATCCCATTAAGGGTTTCAATTGGTCTAATGCCATCCGATGATGGTTGTATGCTGGTTTCAGGTCCACCATCAGCCATATCCAAGTGGTGTTTTAAGAGTATAACCCTTGCACCTGGAACTGAGCCTATAGAGAAATTGTGGGTTAGGGTTAAGAAGATTCTCTCCTCGGAGCTTGATGAAAATTTGATGGGGGTTGTGGGCAGCTTATCCATGGATGACTTTAGACGTATACTTCCAAGGGGAGGGTTTAGGTTGATTCCTCCGCAGAATTAA